The following coding sequences are from one Methanohalophilus halophilus window:
- a CDS encoding type II toxin-antitoxin system RelE family toxin, translating into MYTILYSPAARKDLQKLPVDMAKRVVAGIKEIKENPKVHIKKLKGSPKSPLYSLRIGEYRVILSIDGDQLIVFVIETGHRRNIYNKY; encoded by the coding sequence ATGTATACTATCCTGTATTCACCGGCTGCAAGAAAAGATTTACAGAAACTACCTGTTGATATGGCAAAAAGGGTAGTTGCTGGCATTAAGGAAATAAAGGAAAACCCCAAAGTTCATATAAAAAAACTCAAAGGTTCTCCGAAATCTCCGCTATACTCGCTAAGAATAGGGGAATACAGGGTAATTTTGAGCATTGATGGTGACCAGTTGATTGTTTTTGTAATTGAGACTGGTCATAGACGCAATATCTATAATAAATATTAA
- a CDS encoding DUF7714 family protein yields MIFPLEYKHVGVTHIHPDEDSEEPIYFLTHYMLVKKCNGNQWLYQVEHSGEGLLRKTESVNLIAKPANIVSFPDKLNIKDRSLLIKKAAELCKNGITTVIFTGIDNHVTFVHEPATSEILELEILDIAPPYPSWLTDVVRRLETSGIFGDLTITFKENTIDLTRFSGPDTVFPCSSSGLEGKCLDNDVIEKPGSLLVGCEISRSLFESRFPGLEYDFISLCPFTSDIVKPKGPFIARCCRAENAGQVTISGFPGATVHWGASEFDVANMIRELVDRIREDDA; encoded by the coding sequence ATGATATTCCCTCTTGAATACAAGCATGTGGGTGTGACCCATATCCATCCCGATGAGGATTCAGAAGAGCCCATCTATTTTCTGACCCACTACATGCTTGTGAAAAAATGCAATGGTAACCAGTGGCTCTATCAGGTGGAACATAGCGGTGAAGGCCTGTTGCGCAAAACCGAATCCGTGAACTTGATCGCAAAACCTGCAAACATTGTCAGTTTCCCTGATAAACTGAATATAAAGGATCGCTCCCTCCTCATAAAAAAGGCTGCAGAATTGTGTAAAAACGGTATAACCACGGTCATCTTTACGGGTATCGACAATCATGTGACCTTTGTGCATGAACCTGCAACCTCAGAAATCCTGGAACTGGAAATCCTGGATATCGCTCCACCGTATCCTTCTTGGCTGACCGATGTCGTGCGCCGCCTGGAAACTTCAGGTATATTCGGTGATCTCACAATAACTTTCAAGGAAAATACGATCGACCTGACCCGCTTCAGTGGTCCGGATACGGTTTTCCCCTGTTCTTCCTCAGGACTTGAAGGCAAATGTCTGGACAATGACGTGATCGAAAAACCCGGTTCCTTACTTGTGGGCTGTGAGATATCTAGATCTCTTTTCGAATCCCGTTTTCCTGGTCTGGAATATGATTTTATCAGTCTCTGTCCCTTCACCAGTGATATCGTCAAACCCAAAGGCCCCTTTATCGCCCGCTGTTGCCGGGCTGAGAATGCCGGCCAGGTTACCATCAGTGGTTTTCCCGGCGCAACCGTGCACTGGGGTGCCTCTGAATTTGATGTGGCAAACATGATCAGGGAACTTGTGGACAGGATAAGGGAGGATGATGCATGA
- a CDS encoding DUF7557 family protein — protein MTTTTIKVDSEVKNNLDNLKLFPRESYNEVLSRLVGMAYDEEPLSEDTLKRVEEALHDLKEGNYYTQEEIEAELELR, from the coding sequence ATGACCACAACTACAATTAAAGTGGATTCTGAAGTAAAAAACAATCTTGATAACCTGAAACTGTTTCCCAGGGAGTCATATAATGAGGTTCTTTCCAGGCTGGTTGGAATGGCTTATGATGAGGAGCCTTTGAGTGAAGATACACTTAAAAGAGTTGAAGAAGCCCTTCATGATCTTAAAGAAGGAAATTATTACACACAGGAAGAAATAGAAGCTGAACTGGAGCTTCGCTAA
- a CDS encoding nucleotidyltransferase family protein, which translates to MASQNNAIDSYKQQLHKMLPELKEKYKVASLAVFGSYVRGEQTSSSDLDILVEFNETPGLLEFIELENYLSDTLGIKVDLVHKKALKPNLGKNILNEATPV; encoded by the coding sequence ATGGCTTCTCAAAACAATGCAATTGATAGTTACAAACAGCAACTCCACAAAATGCTGCCAGAGTTAAAGGAAAAATATAAGGTTGCCTCTCTTGCTGTATTTGGCTCTTATGTCAGGGGAGAACAAACGAGTAGTAGTGACCTCGATATACTGGTGGAATTTAATGAAACTCCGGGATTGCTTGAGTTCATTGAACTTGAAAACTACCTTTCCGATACTTTGGGAATAAAAGTTGATCTTGTGCACAAAAAGGCTTTGAAACCAAATCTCGGGAAAAATATACTGAATGAGGCTACACCAGTATGA
- a CDS encoding 3-isopropylmalate dehydratase small subunit, with amino-acid sequence MIKGKAWIFGDDVDTDVIIPGKYLRTTDMQVFADHAMEGIDPDFSNKVSPGDIIVGGNNFGCGSSREQAPLALKHVGVGCVVAKSFGRIFFRNSINVGLPLIEADVECEEGDEVEVNLSEGTVRVADRIYRGQQIPDFLLEILSDGGLVEHRRKQQQE; translated from the coding sequence GTGATTAAAGGTAAAGCATGGATCTTCGGTGACGATGTGGACACCGATGTAATCATCCCGGGCAAATACCTGCGCACCACCGATATGCAGGTTTTTGCCGATCATGCCATGGAGGGAATCGACCCGGATTTTTCAAACAAAGTATCCCCCGGCGACATCATTGTCGGTGGCAACAATTTTGGCTGTGGCTCCTCTAGGGAGCAGGCTCCCCTGGCGCTCAAACATGTCGGTGTAGGTTGTGTGGTTGCTAAATCCTTCGGACGTATTTTTTTCCGCAACTCCATAAACGTAGGCCTGCCGCTGATCGAGGCGGATGTGGAGTGTGAGGAAGGTGATGAGGTCGAAGTTAATCTCTCCGAAGGCACTGTGAGAGTGGCGGACAGGATTTACAGGGGCCAGCAAATCCCCGATTTCCTGCTGGAAATACTGAGTGACGGCGGGCTTGTCGAGCATCGCAGAAAACAACAGCAGGAATAA
- a CDS encoding YwbE family protein, with the protein MDFKSVRFSTTYNNIGIFGIKSLIAIHFPLINNLICLQAHLQTMNAGTNRKNIKTGLNVGIVLKQDQKSGKITRGIVKRILTKSSSHPHGIKVQLEDGSVGRVKEIY; encoded by the coding sequence ATGGATTTCAAATCCGTCAGGTTCTCCACAACATACAATAATATCGGAATATTCGGAATCAAATCTCTAATTGCTATTCATTTTCCACTGATAAACAACCTTATATGCCTACAGGCTCACCTTCAGACCATGAATGCAGGCACTAACAGAAAGAACATCAAGACAGGGCTGAACGTAGGAATCGTTCTGAAGCAGGACCAGAAGAGTGGCAAGATAACCAGGGGTATTGTCAAAAGAATTCTCACCAAATCCTCCTCTCATCCCCACGGAATAAAAGTACAACTGGAAGATGGTAGTGTCGGCAGGGTGAAGGAAATTTATTGA